A stretch of Branchiostoma lanceolatum isolate klBraLanc5 chromosome 14, klBraLanc5.hap2, whole genome shotgun sequence DNA encodes these proteins:
- the LOC136448317 gene encoding NFU1 iron-sulfur cluster scaffold homolog, mitochondrial-like isoform X2 translates to MLMTYDRWRHSTRPGRFYSGIQRVPGPEGCPSILTRPVVLSWVGQQQQARTMFIQTQETPNPNSLKFLPGCDVLETGTFDFPNHSSAHASPLARQLFRIEGVSGVFFGRDFVTVTKLDDDTYDWQLLKPDIFATIMDFFASGLPILTDEPPPSDTVIHPDDDETVQMIKELLDTRIRPTVQEDGGDIVYVGFDQATGVVKLKMQGSCSSCPSSVVTLRSGVQNMLQFYIPEVQGVEEVEDEVDSIANEEFAKFEERLKQDMQGKKGAED, encoded by the exons ATGCTGATGACATACGATAGGTGGCGTCACAGTACAAG ACCTGGACGGTTTTACAGTGGCATACAGAGAGTACCAGGGCCAGAGGGATGTCCATCTATCCTGACCAGACCAGTGGTGTTGTCATGGGTGGGGCAGCAGCAGCAGG CACGAACCATGTTTATCCAGACTCAGGAGACTCCAAACCCCAACAGTCTGAAGTTCCTGCCAGGCTGTGATGTTCTGGAGACTGGAACGTTTGACTTCCCCAACCACAGCTCAGCACATGCTTCTCCTCTGGCCAG ACAACTCTTCAGAATTGAAGGTGTGTCTGGTGTGTTCTTTGGGAGGGATTTCGTCACTGTCACAAAG CTGGACGATGACACATATGACTGGCAGCTTCTCAAGCCCGACATCTTTGCCACCATCATGGACTTCTTTGCCAGTGGACTTCCCATCCTTACAGATGAGCCCCCTCCATCGGATACAG TCATCCAcccagatgatgatgagacaGTACAGATGATTAAAGAGCTACTGGACACCAGGATCAG ACCCACAGTACAGGAAGATGGGGGAGACATCGTGTACGTCGGGTTTGACCAGGCAACGGGGGTCGTGAAGCTGAAGATGCAGGGGTCGTGCTCCAGCTGTCCGAGCTCCGTGGTCACGCTGAGAAGCGGCGTACAGAACATGCTGCAGTTCTACATCCCAGAGGTGCAGGGGGTGGAAGAG GTTGAAGATGAAGTGGACAGTATTGCCAACGAAGAGTTTGCCAAGTTTGAGGAGAGACTGAAGCAAGACATGCAGGGCAAGAAAGGAGCTGAAGATTAG
- the LOC136448317 gene encoding NFU1 iron-sulfur cluster scaffold homolog, mitochondrial-like isoform X1, which produces MAARGLRLLRFRSFLRDFSAPKRCLPGRFYSGIQRVPGPEGCPSILTRPVVLSWVGQQQQARTMFIQTQETPNPNSLKFLPGCDVLETGTFDFPNHSSAHASPLARQLFRIEGVSGVFFGRDFVTVTKLDDDTYDWQLLKPDIFATIMDFFASGLPILTDEPPPSDTVIHPDDDETVQMIKELLDTRIRPTVQEDGGDIVYVGFDQATGVVKLKMQGSCSSCPSSVVTLRSGVQNMLQFYIPEVQGVEEVEDEVDSIANEEFAKFEERLKQDMQGKKGAED; this is translated from the exons ATGGCTGCCCGCGGATTGCGTCTGCTGCGATTTCGGTCTTTCTTGCGTGATTTCTCCGCTCCGAAGCGATGTTT ACCTGGACGGTTTTACAGTGGCATACAGAGAGTACCAGGGCCAGAGGGATGTCCATCTATCCTGACCAGACCAGTGGTGTTGTCATGGGTGGGGCAGCAGCAGCAGG CACGAACCATGTTTATCCAGACTCAGGAGACTCCAAACCCCAACAGTCTGAAGTTCCTGCCAGGCTGTGATGTTCTGGAGACTGGAACGTTTGACTTCCCCAACCACAGCTCAGCACATGCTTCTCCTCTGGCCAG ACAACTCTTCAGAATTGAAGGTGTGTCTGGTGTGTTCTTTGGGAGGGATTTCGTCACTGTCACAAAG CTGGACGATGACACATATGACTGGCAGCTTCTCAAGCCCGACATCTTTGCCACCATCATGGACTTCTTTGCCAGTGGACTTCCCATCCTTACAGATGAGCCCCCTCCATCGGATACAG TCATCCAcccagatgatgatgagacaGTACAGATGATTAAAGAGCTACTGGACACCAGGATCAG ACCCACAGTACAGGAAGATGGGGGAGACATCGTGTACGTCGGGTTTGACCAGGCAACGGGGGTCGTGAAGCTGAAGATGCAGGGGTCGTGCTCCAGCTGTCCGAGCTCCGTGGTCACGCTGAGAAGCGGCGTACAGAACATGCTGCAGTTCTACATCCCAGAGGTGCAGGGGGTGGAAGAG GTTGAAGATGAAGTGGACAGTATTGCCAACGAAGAGTTTGCCAAGTTTGAGGAGAGACTGAAGCAAGACATGCAGGGCAAGAAAGGAGCTGAAGATTAG
- the LOC136448315 gene encoding uncharacterized protein, with protein MGDPQLVSCKCPADTARVSPGVKRRHRNKDKMSGKADRTSHGILLAPHSLAILLKIADDERPQSLTRTGRDIFSDFVAQNRNSYWNKDLVSGINRIDYLGWFDPQTLFVQGSEKDLEALRDAWTRRSLRPPRHFVIESLGDVCQVQLAPVSQSHFIPLPDVLCQTIAELNNGKGVATQDKIAEYLQQKFSGVPLPDQDVLHELLGELIKERKVYHNGEEYRIVTPETYTATSPPTPYPTLPPAPPQSSIPSPPEARNPMYFPPPTEKVVPMLAVPAEGQEESSRKAGSAQTRSHSEEKYQFKRSHSMRVPSEKDRSSSLGRTESYRMGRSKTVGFNLTPKEVLQDYYGSEKSFRLFGIKLFRWGRSSKNKKDPGKGPAKQYATFSGQFPPEDISRSSCLKQSDRRPSELTVENLHKHNLEIRKQFQDRGQSTSQTVTADVHQDDSQGCKEQEKEKPKSKHSDEKHRKRRHRKHRSRRHEKDNHEAPPEDAAELVNQRVSEGNPRPLNDAEVSPAVPDIHDHTYTDRLSVEAENARFEEPLPPSTAAQNTFRRTPRPVSWDGSGTRVPVNMYNSGITGDDMRHPQQAQNMFDQNYYAEIENPQPIYSEPDHFEEEHQFTSSYEYPDNGTVVSETFSELERKQAQYRSFPHRPNTQNNVTRYRHASDSSCTTTDYSQSHGYPAERWHTQEPPYSSRYPQHSVGGAAAIPEVQSDGEVEDLRKEIERSLARPNSLTNQRRKQLLLQVAESFDGSDMDSGFNSPRTRNSIASEAAMSDGQRSRRSLASEYDSNEPVRPYVKTYSSYLMHNRLPRPYMEQVEEKGESKEALNCLSTENMCMDMNIPARTGLYCEKDRQGTKLSPRSRTPEQLLKERGPFIGCTHGPRVSVGGNL; from the exons ATGGGAGACCCGCAGcttgtgtcatgcaaatgcccCGCTGACACGGCCAGAGTCTCACCCGGAGTCAAAAGACGCCACAGGAACAAGGACAAAATGTCGGGGAAGGCCGACAGGACGTCTCACGGCATCCTGCTAGCGCCGCATTCCCTCGCCATCCTCCTGAAGATCGCGGACGACGAACGCCCCCAGTCCCTGACGCGTACCGGTCGGGACATTTTCTCGGACTTCGTCGCGCAGAATCGCAACTCGTACTGGAACAAGGACTTGGTCAGCGGCATCAACCGCATCGACTACCTGGGCTGGTTCGATCCCCAGACCCTGTTTGTCCAGGGCTCGGAGAAGGACTTGGAGGCGCTGCGAGACGCCTGGACGCGACGCTCGCTCAGACCACCTCGTCATTTTGTCATCGAGAGTTTAG GTGATGTTTGTCAGGTACAGCTGGCCCCTGTGTCTCAGTCCCACTTCATCCCTCTCCCTGATGTCCTGTGTCAGACCATCGCTGAGCTCAACAATGGCAAAGGAGTTGCAACACAG gacAAAATAGCGGAGTACCTTCAGCAGAAGTTCAGCGGTGTGCCCCTGCCTGACCAGGACGTCCTGCATGAACTACTGGGAGAACTGATCAAGGAgaggaag GTATACCACAATGGGGAAGAGTACCGTATCGTCACCCCAGAGACGTACACAGCCACCAGCCCTCCCACCCCCTACCCTACCCTGCCCCCAGCCCCCCCACAGTCTTCTATCCCCAGCCCTCCCGAGGCCAGGAACCCCATGTACTTCCCCCCTCCCACAGAGAAGGTTGTGCCCATGTTGGCTGTGCCAGCGGAAGGTCAGGAGGAGTCCAGCAGAAAGGCAGGATCAGCTCAGACAAGGAGCCACTCAG AGGAGAAGTACCAGTTCAAGCGCAGCCATTCCATGCGTGTGCCGTCTGAGAAGGACCGCTCCTCCAGTCTGGGCAGGACAGAGTCCTACAGGATGGGCAGGAGCAAGACTGTGGGCTTCAACCTCACTCCTAAAG AAGTGTTACAGGACTATTATGGAAGTGAGAAGTCCTTCCGCTTGTTTGGGATCAAGCTTTTCCGCTGGGGGAGGTCCAGCAAGAACAAGAAGGATCCAGGGAAGGGCCCAGCCAAGCAGTATGCCACCTTCTCAGGGCAGTTCCCTCCTGAAGACATCTCCAG GAGTTCTTGTCTGAAACAGAGCGACCGTCGCCCCTCAGAGCTGACAGTGGAGAACCTCCATAAACACAACCTGGAGATACGGAAGCAGTTCCAGGACAGGGGACAGAGCACCTCACAAACAGTCACAGCAGACGTGCACCAGGATGACTCCCAGGGGTGCAAGGAACAAGAGAAA GAGAAGCCAAAGAGCAAGCACAGTGATGAGAAGCACAGAAAACGAAGGCACAGAAAACATCGCAGTAGGAGGCACGAGAAAGATAACCACGAAGCTCCTCCAGAAGATGCAGCAGAGCTCGTCAATCAAAGGGTTAGTGAGGGGAACCCAAGGCCCCTCAATGATGCTGAAGTGTCCCCTGCAGTGCCTGATATTCATGACCACACGTATACAGACAGACTCAGTGTTGAAGCAGAAAACGCTCGCTTTGAGGAGCCTCTTCCACCGTCAACAGCTGCACAGAACACTTTCAGAAGAACCCCAAGGCCAGTATCGTGGGACGGTTCTGGAACGCGCGTTCCTGTCAATATGTACAACAGTGGCATTACTGGTGATGATATGAGGCACCCCCAACAGGCACAGAACATGTTTGATCAGAACTACTATGCAGAGATTGAAAACCCTCAGCCAATCTACAGCGAACCTGACCACTTTGAAGAGGAACACCAGTTCACCAGCTCTTACGAGTACCCAGACAATGGAACTGTTGTGAGCGAAACATTTTCAGAGTTAGAGAGGAAACAAGCTCAGTACAGAAGTTTCCCTCATAGACCGAACACACAGAACAATGTTACCAGGTACAGGCATGCAAGCGACTCTTCTTGCACCACTACTGATTACAGCCAGAGTCATGGCTACCCAGCGGAGAGATGGCATACACAGGAACCACCATATAGCAGTAGGTATCCTCAGCACAGTGTAGGTGGTGCCGCTGCGATCCCTGAAGTCCAGAGTGATGGAGAAGTGGAGGACTTGAGGAAGGAGATCGAGCGAAGCTTAGCACGTCCAAACTCTCTCACAAACCAGAGAAGAAAGCAACTCCTGCTCCAAGTGGCAGAGTCATTTGACGGCAGTGACATGGACAGTGGGTTCAACTCTCCCCGCACGCGCAACAGCATAGCCTCGGAGGCAGCCATGTCCGACGGTCAGCGCAGCAGGCGCAGTCTCGCATCAGAGTACGACAGCAACGAGCCTGTCCGTCCCTACGTCAAAACGTACTCGTCCTACCTGATGCACAACAGACTTCCCCGGCCCTACATGGAGCAAGTGGAGGAGAAGGGAGAGAGCAAAGAAGCACTCAACTGTCTCAGTACTGAGAACATGTGTATGGACATGAACATCCCCGCAAGGACGGGCTTGTACTGTGAGAAAGACAGACAGGGAACGAAGTTGTCTCCCCGGTCCAGAACTCCTGAACAGCTCCTGAAGGAGAGAGGTCCATTCATTGGTTGCACCCACGGCCCCAGAGTGAGCGTGGGGGGAAATCTGtag
- the LOC136448314 gene encoding telomerase protein component 1-like isoform X1 yields MCPVFYGAYETVTIFPSNLCLESTTWSKTLLYSRRNDEGFMLQNSAGVAPVAMGTKVSKAKHSSPSIGPNPEEHHGTPNSSAVGNGVSKEQFGANKAQPAHQMSSQSAAKIVAGCWEAIEQQCAKDHSGTQHNTDRAQVGWQEVRVFVSSTFADFHAEREALVKKVFPELREWCEGRQLHLVECDLRWGVPKDSTSQATISICLEELDRCLKETDRQPFFLAMLGERYGWIPSSEDVSADIRDNYDWVDHLSITHMEITHGALRPKNPNAAFFLRDPTFLRDIPEKFYGSFVDDEQLCVEQLKELKSQLHRKFPDQTFDYKCNFSDVQPAGNKVQLSGLDDFCTQVVQFFKNAFNKKYPEDRLQHDPLSIELLPHDTYMEQKGQLVLGRDVEMEKLMQFATGDDISSSAVSSDTTTDSEQTEQGRCPILMVVARPGTGKSALMAKFTMEVIQKFDNVLYHFVGCGPDTMDPAIILQRLYKKLDKSGSETEEDNEMSSDQLKEKVQKQLQDYGEKEERLIIIIDAVNQLADHSSTTHLDWLPSTFPFNVRCIVSTTEHPPTLSRLKDRQPPPCELTVPDLVKSTREDIVTRYFQRYNKALDKEQLDLLTSSDGSSNPLWLAVACEELRVFGVFEQVTAKIQSLPPYLEGLLSMVITRVIQEDETRCAEKMLCLLECSQSGLQETQLQMLLGDPETATPLPLLTWSQVHRSLKPFLRNTTGHLNLPSMDFFHNSIRQVVQETLLSNQATQQNYHKLLADYYKGQCASQQLVALELPYHLQQAGLHSQLVEFVRKDPRSLKMGMHSRQRYMNAIRCRTYIPPGGFHGGHVAQIVICKMCSMRMQAFTPARTMNKDTCVICGHFTPFKKEQQKVQFCMLHKPPLVAPGQDWCVVCEKPAIALRGRQNDPAYLCMMCSVGISTNRCAKV; encoded by the exons ATGTGCCCCGTTTTTTACGGGGCATAtgaaacggtcacaatcttccccagcaacctctgcttggagagtactaccTGGTCCAAGACTCTTCTCTACTCCAGAAGAAATGATGAAGGGTTCATGCTCcag AACTCTGCTGGTGTAGCacctgttgccatgggaacCAAGGTGTCCAAAGCCAAGCACAGTAGTCCCTCCATTGGTCCCAACCCTGAAGAACATCATGGGACCCCCAACAGCTCAGCAG TTGGCAATGGAGTATCCAAAGAGCAGTTTGGGGCAAACAAAGCACAACCAGCTCACCAGATGTCATCCCAATCAGCTGCTAAAATAGTTGCAGGATGTTGGGAGGCAATAGAACAGCAGTGTGCAAAGGACCACTCAGGAACACAGCACAATACGGACAGAGCACAGGTTGGCTGGCAGGAAGTACGAGTCTTTGTTTCATCCACCTTTGCCGACTTCCACGCCGAAAGAGAAGCACTCGTCAAGAAG GTGTTCCCAGAACTGCGTGAGTGGTGTGAGGGGCGCCAGCTGCACCTGGTGGAATGTGACCTAAGGTGGGGGGTCCCCAAGGACTCCACCTCACAAGCAACCATCAGCATCTGTCTGGAGGAGCTGGACAGATGTCTCAAGGAGACGGACAGACAGCCTTTCTTCTTGGCCATGCTTGGGGAAAG ATATGGCTGGATACCATCCAGTGAAGATGTGTCAGCTGACATCAGAGACAACTATGATTGGGTGGACCACCTGTCAATTACCCATATGGAGATTACCCATGGTGCACTCCGCCCGAAGAACCCTAATGCAGCATTCTTCCTCAGGGACCCCACGTTCCTCAGGGACATACCGGAGAAATTCTACGGCAGCTTTGTAGATGATGAACAACTATGTGTAGAACAGCTTAAG GAATTAAAGTCTCAGCTCCATCGTAAGTTTCCAGACCAGACCTTTGACTACAAGTGCAATTTCTCTGATGTACAACCAGCTGGCAACAAG GTGCAGTTATCAGGTCTGGATGACTTCTGTACACAGGTGGTCCAGTTCTTCAAAAACGCCTTCAATAAGAAATATCCTGAAGACCGTTTGCAACATGATCCTCTTAGCATAG AACTACTGCCCCATGACACCTACATGGAACAGAAAGGCCAGCTGGTGCTTGGCAGGGATGTCGAGATGGAAAAGTTGATGCAGTTTGCCACAGGAGATGATATCAGTTCCTCAGCAGTCTCCTCAGACACTACAACAGACTCTGAACAAACTGAACAAGGCCGCTGCCCAATACTGATGGTGGTGGCTCGACCTGGGACTGGGAAATCAGCGCTCATGGCCAAGTTCACCATGGAAGTAATTCAG AAGTTTGACAATGTCTTGTACCACTTTGTTGGGTGTGGCCCTGACACCATGGATCCAGCTATCATTCTTCAGAGACTGTACAAAAAACTAGACAAATCTGGATCAG AAACAGAAGAAGACAATGAGATGTCCTCTGACCAGCTGAAGGAGAAGGTGCAGAAACAGCTGCAGGACTACGGAGAGAAGGAGGAGAGactcatcattatcattgatgCTGTCAATCAG TTAGCGGATCACAGCTCTACCACCCACTTGGACTGGTTGCCATCAACATTTCCCTTCAACGTTCGCTGCATTGTCAGCACAACAGAACACCCTCCCACTCTGAGCAGGCTGAAGGACAGACAACCCCCTCCCTGTGAGCTCACAGTGCCTGATCTGGTCAAGAGCACAAGAGAAGACATTGTCACCAGATACTTCCAGAGATACAATAAG GCTCTGGACAAGGAGCAGTTAGACCTGCTGACATCTTCAGATGGTTCCAGTAATCCACTGTGGTTGGCTGTTGCATGTGAGGAACTTCGAGTGTTTGGAGTGTTTGAACAG GTTACAGCAAAGATCCAGTCTCTGCCACCATATTTGGAGGGCCTGCTGTCCATGGTGATCACACGGGTGATCCAAGAGGATGAGACCAGGTGTGCAGAGAAG ATGCTGTGCCTTCTGGAGTGCTCACAGAGTGGTCTACAGGAGACCCAGCTGCAGATGTTGCTAGGTGACCCTGAGACAGCCACGCCCCTTCCCCTCCTGACCTGGAGTCAAGTGCACAGGTCACTCAAGCCCTTCCTGAGGAACACCACAGGCCACCTGAACCTGCCCAGCATGGACTTCTTCCACAACTCCATCAGACAA GTGGTGCAGGAGACCCTGTTGAGTAACCAAGCAACTCAGCAGAACTACCACAAGCTGCTGGCTGACTACTACAAGGGTCAATGTGCTAGCCAGCAGTTGGTGGCCTTGGAGTTGCCTTACCATCTGCAGCAGGCAGGTCTACACTCCCAGCTGGTGGAATTTGTGAGGAAAGACCCTCGGTCACTCAAGATGGGAATGCACAGCAGACAGAGATACATGAAC GCCATTCGATGCAGGACCTACATCCCCCCAGGTGGGTTTCACGGTGGCCATGTTGCCCAGATCGTGATCTGTAAGATGTGTTCTATGCGGATGCAGGCCTTCACACCCGCCCGGACAATGAACAAAGACACCTGCGTCATCTGTGGTCACTTCACTCCCTTCAAGAAAGAACAGCAGAAG GTTCAGTTTTGCATGTTGCACAAGCCTCCACTCGTGGCGCCAGGCCAGGACTGGTGTGTGGTGTGTGAGAAGCCTGCGATCGCTCTGAGAGGACGACAGAACGACCCCGCCTATCTCTGCATGATGTGCAGTGTAGGGATATCCACCAACAGATGCGCAAAGGTCTAG
- the LOC136448314 gene encoding telomerase protein component 1-like isoform X2 encodes MGTKVSKAKHSSPSIGPNPEEHHGTPNSSAVGNGVSKEQFGANKAQPAHQMSSQSAAKIVAGCWEAIEQQCAKDHSGTQHNTDRAQVGWQEVRVFVSSTFADFHAEREALVKKVFPELREWCEGRQLHLVECDLRWGVPKDSTSQATISICLEELDRCLKETDRQPFFLAMLGERYGWIPSSEDVSADIRDNYDWVDHLSITHMEITHGALRPKNPNAAFFLRDPTFLRDIPEKFYGSFVDDEQLCVEQLKELKSQLHRKFPDQTFDYKCNFSDVQPAGNKVQLSGLDDFCTQVVQFFKNAFNKKYPEDRLQHDPLSIELLPHDTYMEQKGQLVLGRDVEMEKLMQFATGDDISSSAVSSDTTTDSEQTEQGRCPILMVVARPGTGKSALMAKFTMEVIQKFDNVLYHFVGCGPDTMDPAIILQRLYKKLDKSGSETEEDNEMSSDQLKEKVQKQLQDYGEKEERLIIIIDAVNQLADHSSTTHLDWLPSTFPFNVRCIVSTTEHPPTLSRLKDRQPPPCELTVPDLVKSTREDIVTRYFQRYNKALDKEQLDLLTSSDGSSNPLWLAVACEELRVFGVFEQVTAKIQSLPPYLEGLLSMVITRVIQEDETRCAEKMLCLLECSQSGLQETQLQMLLGDPETATPLPLLTWSQVHRSLKPFLRNTTGHLNLPSMDFFHNSIRQVVQETLLSNQATQQNYHKLLADYYKGQCASQQLVALELPYHLQQAGLHSQLVEFVRKDPRSLKMGMHSRQRYMNAIRCRTYIPPGGFHGGHVAQIVICKMCSMRMQAFTPARTMNKDTCVICGHFTPFKKEQQKVQFCMLHKPPLVAPGQDWCVVCEKPAIALRGRQNDPAYLCMMCSVGISTNRCAKV; translated from the exons atgggaacCAAGGTGTCCAAAGCCAAGCACAGTAGTCCCTCCATTGGTCCCAACCCTGAAGAACATCATGGGACCCCCAACAGCTCAGCAG TTGGCAATGGAGTATCCAAAGAGCAGTTTGGGGCAAACAAAGCACAACCAGCTCACCAGATGTCATCCCAATCAGCTGCTAAAATAGTTGCAGGATGTTGGGAGGCAATAGAACAGCAGTGTGCAAAGGACCACTCAGGAACACAGCACAATACGGACAGAGCACAGGTTGGCTGGCAGGAAGTACGAGTCTTTGTTTCATCCACCTTTGCCGACTTCCACGCCGAAAGAGAAGCACTCGTCAAGAAG GTGTTCCCAGAACTGCGTGAGTGGTGTGAGGGGCGCCAGCTGCACCTGGTGGAATGTGACCTAAGGTGGGGGGTCCCCAAGGACTCCACCTCACAAGCAACCATCAGCATCTGTCTGGAGGAGCTGGACAGATGTCTCAAGGAGACGGACAGACAGCCTTTCTTCTTGGCCATGCTTGGGGAAAG ATATGGCTGGATACCATCCAGTGAAGATGTGTCAGCTGACATCAGAGACAACTATGATTGGGTGGACCACCTGTCAATTACCCATATGGAGATTACCCATGGTGCACTCCGCCCGAAGAACCCTAATGCAGCATTCTTCCTCAGGGACCCCACGTTCCTCAGGGACATACCGGAGAAATTCTACGGCAGCTTTGTAGATGATGAACAACTATGTGTAGAACAGCTTAAG GAATTAAAGTCTCAGCTCCATCGTAAGTTTCCAGACCAGACCTTTGACTACAAGTGCAATTTCTCTGATGTACAACCAGCTGGCAACAAG GTGCAGTTATCAGGTCTGGATGACTTCTGTACACAGGTGGTCCAGTTCTTCAAAAACGCCTTCAATAAGAAATATCCTGAAGACCGTTTGCAACATGATCCTCTTAGCATAG AACTACTGCCCCATGACACCTACATGGAACAGAAAGGCCAGCTGGTGCTTGGCAGGGATGTCGAGATGGAAAAGTTGATGCAGTTTGCCACAGGAGATGATATCAGTTCCTCAGCAGTCTCCTCAGACACTACAACAGACTCTGAACAAACTGAACAAGGCCGCTGCCCAATACTGATGGTGGTGGCTCGACCTGGGACTGGGAAATCAGCGCTCATGGCCAAGTTCACCATGGAAGTAATTCAG AAGTTTGACAATGTCTTGTACCACTTTGTTGGGTGTGGCCCTGACACCATGGATCCAGCTATCATTCTTCAGAGACTGTACAAAAAACTAGACAAATCTGGATCAG AAACAGAAGAAGACAATGAGATGTCCTCTGACCAGCTGAAGGAGAAGGTGCAGAAACAGCTGCAGGACTACGGAGAGAAGGAGGAGAGactcatcattatcattgatgCTGTCAATCAG TTAGCGGATCACAGCTCTACCACCCACTTGGACTGGTTGCCATCAACATTTCCCTTCAACGTTCGCTGCATTGTCAGCACAACAGAACACCCTCCCACTCTGAGCAGGCTGAAGGACAGACAACCCCCTCCCTGTGAGCTCACAGTGCCTGATCTGGTCAAGAGCACAAGAGAAGACATTGTCACCAGATACTTCCAGAGATACAATAAG GCTCTGGACAAGGAGCAGTTAGACCTGCTGACATCTTCAGATGGTTCCAGTAATCCACTGTGGTTGGCTGTTGCATGTGAGGAACTTCGAGTGTTTGGAGTGTTTGAACAG GTTACAGCAAAGATCCAGTCTCTGCCACCATATTTGGAGGGCCTGCTGTCCATGGTGATCACACGGGTGATCCAAGAGGATGAGACCAGGTGTGCAGAGAAG ATGCTGTGCCTTCTGGAGTGCTCACAGAGTGGTCTACAGGAGACCCAGCTGCAGATGTTGCTAGGTGACCCTGAGACAGCCACGCCCCTTCCCCTCCTGACCTGGAGTCAAGTGCACAGGTCACTCAAGCCCTTCCTGAGGAACACCACAGGCCACCTGAACCTGCCCAGCATGGACTTCTTCCACAACTCCATCAGACAA GTGGTGCAGGAGACCCTGTTGAGTAACCAAGCAACTCAGCAGAACTACCACAAGCTGCTGGCTGACTACTACAAGGGTCAATGTGCTAGCCAGCAGTTGGTGGCCTTGGAGTTGCCTTACCATCTGCAGCAGGCAGGTCTACACTCCCAGCTGGTGGAATTTGTGAGGAAAGACCCTCGGTCACTCAAGATGGGAATGCACAGCAGACAGAGATACATGAAC GCCATTCGATGCAGGACCTACATCCCCCCAGGTGGGTTTCACGGTGGCCATGTTGCCCAGATCGTGATCTGTAAGATGTGTTCTATGCGGATGCAGGCCTTCACACCCGCCCGGACAATGAACAAAGACACCTGCGTCATCTGTGGTCACTTCACTCCCTTCAAGAAAGAACAGCAGAAG GTTCAGTTTTGCATGTTGCACAAGCCTCCACTCGTGGCGCCAGGCCAGGACTGGTGTGTGGTGTGTGAGAAGCCTGCGATCGCTCTGAGAGGACGACAGAACGACCCCGCCTATCTCTGCATGATGTGCAGTGTAGGGATATCCACCAACAGATGCGCAAAGGTCTAG